The following coding sequences are from one Streptomyces sp. NBC_01485 window:
- a CDS encoding HNH endonuclease — MTVQLSEREIARRTKQARSGRPWLRVQTQVFAEETHCWLCHCYVDQSLPGTTHPMARTVDHVHPLWLGGDPLDRANCRLAHRRCNTARNNQLRAAQRPRPSHTVDAAAL; from the coding sequence ATGACCGTGCAGCTCTCCGAGCGGGAGATCGCCCGCCGTACCAAGCAGGCCCGCAGCGGCCGGCCCTGGCTACGCGTCCAGACCCAGGTCTTCGCCGAAGAGACCCACTGCTGGCTCTGCCACTGCTACGTCGACCAGTCCCTACCAGGCACCACCCACCCCATGGCGCGCACAGTGGACCACGTCCACCCGCTCTGGCTCGGCGGAGACCCGCTCGACCGAGCCAACTGCCGACTCGCCCACCGACGGTGCAACACCGCCCGCAACAACCAGCTGCGCGCCGCGCAACGACCGCGCCCCAGCCACACCGTCGACGCCGCAGCCCTCTGA
- a CDS encoding phage portal protein: MRNPLRRWGWTRGGSGAARRAAERRDLGVNDVSWPVDDLASPAAVSEHGALRLTPVFAAGRLLASSVASLPIQQYRRVGETTTKLPLTSLFQKPSAQGTIDDWLWRLMTSLVYRGNAVGLVMERDWLEFPTRIEWLNPADVYVQDHNAIGTRGSFTDPVWSYCGIEIPAYDIVHIPWMTMPGRVWGLSPIAAYAVTVSTGLAAQRFVDDYFRSGGTPPGHFRNTQQTLDQKQTSVIKRRLVSAIRSHEPIVYGKDWEYKPITVSVQEAQFCETQRLSATQIAAIYGIPPEKIGGETGGSYTYSSPEQRQIEFIQDALLPYLVKIENHLGAVLPRGQYIKFNADALIRVDILTRHSVYEKARLIGLNNLDELRAREDEAPLPDGKGQDYTPLPIQAGSNITVPQIRGQEPPQDPGLRLVKTPRGNHG; encoded by the coding sequence ATGCGCAACCCCCTTCGCCGATGGGGCTGGACACGCGGCGGCAGCGGAGCGGCACGCAGGGCGGCCGAGCGGAGAGACCTGGGCGTCAACGACGTCTCCTGGCCGGTCGACGACCTCGCGTCCCCGGCCGCCGTGTCCGAGCACGGCGCGCTCCGGCTCACCCCGGTGTTCGCCGCGGGCCGGCTGCTCGCGTCGTCGGTGGCGTCGCTCCCGATCCAGCAGTACCGGCGCGTCGGTGAGACGACGACGAAGCTGCCGCTCACGAGCCTGTTCCAGAAGCCGTCGGCGCAGGGCACGATCGACGACTGGCTGTGGCGGCTGATGACGTCGCTGGTCTACCGGGGCAACGCGGTCGGTCTGGTCATGGAGCGGGACTGGCTGGAGTTCCCGACCCGCATCGAGTGGCTGAACCCGGCCGACGTGTACGTGCAGGACCACAACGCGATCGGCACGCGCGGCTCCTTCACGGACCCGGTGTGGTCGTACTGCGGGATCGAGATCCCCGCCTACGACATCGTGCACATCCCCTGGATGACGATGCCGGGCCGGGTGTGGGGGCTCTCGCCGATCGCCGCGTACGCGGTCACCGTGTCGACCGGCCTGGCCGCGCAGCGGTTCGTCGATGACTACTTCCGGTCGGGCGGGACGCCGCCCGGCCACTTCCGCAACACCCAGCAGACCCTCGACCAGAAGCAGACCAGCGTCATCAAGCGGCGCCTGGTCTCGGCGATCCGGTCGCACGAGCCGATCGTGTACGGCAAGGACTGGGAGTACAAGCCGATCACCGTCTCCGTGCAGGAGGCGCAGTTCTGCGAGACGCAGCGGCTGTCCGCGACGCAGATCGCCGCGATCTACGGCATCCCGCCGGAGAAGATCGGCGGCGAGACCGGCGGCTCCTACACCTACAGCTCGCCGGAGCAGCGACAGATCGAGTTCATCCAGGACGCGCTGCTGCCCTACCTGGTGAAGATCGAAAACCACCTCGGTGCTGTGCTGCCGCGCGGCCAGTACATCAAGTTCAACGCCGACGCCCTGATCCGCGTCGACATCCTCACCCGGCACTCGGTGTACGAGAAGGCCCGCCTGATCGGCCTCAACAACCTCGACGAGCTCCGCGCCCGCGAGGACGAAGCCCCGCTGCCCGACGGCAAGGGCCAGGACTACACGCCGCTGCCCATCCAGGCCGGCTCCAACATCACCGTCCCGCAGATCCGCGGCCAGGAGCCGCCTCAGGACCCGGGGCTTCGCCTCGTCAAGACCCCGAGGGGGAACCATGGTTGA
- a CDS encoding HK97 family phage prohead protease — protein MVDRRQLRDSPERRGIASGQFELRTQGGQLLLTGYASVFNKSYDVYGGPPYGWTEEVDSHAFDVTLGARADVHLLINHDGMPLARTKSGTLKLSTDSTGLHVEAGLEPSDPDVQRLMPKMNRKDMDEMSFGFRVKNDEWNEDYTHRRLLEVSLHKGDVSVVNFGANPATSAQLNSASDALELLAKLDPEAAMAELRSDGVDLERLTRARDNVLALHRQMKPQPKASGRLTLAEARAIADGEVDVQLAAQIGAHSTPVTNDPLDRRSAAASAAGNQVVLRYMHAWVDPDGDPEAADSYRFPHHEPRIGSPASLPAVRHALSLLPQAAMPDEQKAAVERHLRRHLEDAD, from the coding sequence ATGGTTGACCGTCGACAGCTACGGGACTCGCCGGAGCGCCGCGGTATCGCCTCCGGACAGTTCGAGCTGCGTACCCAGGGCGGGCAGCTGCTGCTCACCGGCTACGCGTCCGTGTTCAACAAGTCGTACGACGTGTACGGCGGGCCGCCCTACGGGTGGACCGAGGAAGTCGACTCACACGCGTTCGACGTCACGCTGGGGGCGCGCGCGGACGTCCACCTCCTCATCAACCACGACGGCATGCCCCTCGCGAGGACGAAGAGCGGCACGCTGAAGCTGTCGACCGACTCGACGGGCCTGCACGTCGAGGCCGGCCTGGAGCCGTCGGACCCGGACGTGCAGCGGCTCATGCCGAAGATGAACCGCAAGGACATGGACGAGATGTCCTTCGGCTTCCGGGTGAAGAACGACGAGTGGAACGAGGACTACACCCACCGCCGCCTCCTGGAGGTCTCCCTCCACAAGGGCGACGTGTCCGTCGTGAACTTCGGCGCCAACCCGGCCACCAGCGCGCAGCTCAACAGCGCCTCCGACGCCCTGGAGCTGCTCGCCAAGCTCGACCCCGAGGCGGCGATGGCCGAACTCCGCTCGGACGGCGTCGACCTCGAGCGCCTCACCCGGGCTCGGGACAACGTCCTCGCCTTGCACCGGCAGATGAAGCCCCAGCCGAAGGCATCCGGTCGGCTGACCCTGGCCGAGGCTCGCGCGATTGCCGACGGCGAAGTCGACGTGCAGCTGGCCGCGCAGATCGGCGCCCACTCCACTCCGGTCACCAACGACCCGCTGGACCGGCGCTCGGCCGCAGCATCGGCGGCCGGGAACCAGGTGGTGCTGCGCTACATGCACGCCTGGGTCGACCCGGACGGCGACCCGGAGGCCGCGGACTCCTACCGCTTCCCCCACCACGAGCCGCGCATCGGCTCCCCGGCGAGCCTGCCCGCCGTCCGGCACGCACTGTCCCTGCTTCCGCAGGCCGCGATGCCCGACGAGCAGAAGGCGGCCGTCGAGCGGCACCTGCGCCGCCACCTCGAAGACGCCGACTGA
- a CDS encoding phage tail tube protein → MVATPISASSRYIPPGTRQYYYVPTIASLASPTRIELDAGTDLTGEVADVSGFQTTSESTDTPDLGSRFVSKIPGRISADDSSITMYASEDSQDVRQLLPRDTAGYIVQFPEGDIAGRTMDVFPVKVASAPKMTDVEDPAKIEVQFTITAEPEENVTVPA, encoded by the coding sequence ATGGTCGCCACCCCGATCTCCGCGTCGTCCCGGTACATCCCGCCGGGCACGCGCCAGTACTACTACGTGCCGACGATCGCCAGCCTGGCGTCGCCGACCCGCATCGAGCTGGACGCGGGCACCGACCTCACCGGCGAAGTCGCTGACGTGTCCGGCTTCCAGACCACGTCGGAGTCCACCGACACCCCCGACCTCGGCTCGCGCTTCGTGTCGAAGATCCCCGGCCGGATCTCGGCCGACGACTCCTCGATCACGATGTACGCCTCCGAGGACTCGCAGGACGTGCGCCAGCTCCTGCCGCGCGACACGGCGGGGTACATCGTGCAGTTCCCCGAGGGAGACATCGCGGGCCGGACGATGGACGTCTTCCCGGTGAAGGTGGCGTCCGCGCCGAAGATGACGGACGTCGAGGACCCCGCCAAGATCGAAGTCCAGTTCACGATCACGGCGGAGCCCGAAGAGAACGTCACCGTCCCGGCCTGA
- a CDS encoding phage major capsid protein: MPTDERFRRLVARREQTAREREDILAKRTAITDLAEEEAREDLLPEEDTEFRELTGQIKAKDGELKQLDERIAELSDEAERSRTVTEGAAAVKRAKARVQTVHEARTYERGNGRSYLQDLARVQLRMDDGHAEERLRRHAQDVQTDPEYRDLDRTDGNGGYFVPPLWLMSQFIELARAGRAYANLANSQPLPPGTDSINIPKVASGTSTAIQTADNAGVSETDIDDDFINAPVRTIAGQQDMAIQLLDQSPVSFDEVIFRDLTADHATKTDLQVISGSGSSGQVLGVRGTSGIETVTYTDGSPTVAKLYSKVADGVQRIHTLRFMAPTVIVMHPRRWAYLLAATDSTGRPLVTPEAGNPQNAIATLGAVAAEQVVGQMHGLPVVTDPSMPTTLGAGTNQDVIHVLRASDLLLYESGLRSRVLPEVGSGTLTVRLQVYGYLAFTAGRYPKSIVEIGGTGLVAPTF, from the coding sequence ATGCCCACCGACGAGCGTTTCCGGCGGCTGGTCGCACGACGCGAGCAGACCGCCCGCGAGCGCGAGGACATCCTCGCCAAGCGCACCGCCATCACCGACCTCGCCGAGGAGGAGGCCCGCGAGGACCTCCTCCCGGAAGAGGACACCGAGTTCCGCGAGCTCACCGGCCAGATCAAGGCCAAGGACGGAGAGCTGAAGCAGCTCGACGAGCGCATCGCGGAGCTGTCCGACGAGGCCGAGCGCAGCCGCACCGTCACCGAGGGCGCTGCCGCGGTGAAGCGGGCCAAGGCCCGCGTGCAGACCGTCCACGAGGCCCGCACCTACGAGCGCGGCAACGGCCGTTCCTACCTCCAGGACCTCGCCCGCGTCCAGCTCCGCATGGACGACGGCCATGCGGAGGAGCGCCTGCGCCGCCACGCGCAGGACGTCCAGACCGACCCCGAGTACCGCGACCTGGACCGCACGGACGGAAACGGCGGCTACTTCGTCCCGCCGCTGTGGCTCATGTCCCAGTTCATCGAGCTGGCCCGCGCCGGTCGCGCGTACGCCAACCTCGCCAACTCGCAGCCGCTGCCGCCTGGCACCGACAGCATCAACATCCCGAAGGTCGCGTCCGGGACGTCGACGGCCATCCAGACCGCCGACAACGCGGGCGTGTCCGAGACGGACATCGATGACGACTTCATCAACGCGCCGGTCAGGACGATCGCCGGTCAGCAGGACATGGCGATCCAACTGCTCGACCAGTCGCCGGTGTCCTTCGACGAGGTCATCTTCCGGGACCTGACGGCCGACCACGCCACGAAGACGGACCTCCAGGTCATCTCGGGCTCCGGATCCTCGGGCCAGGTGCTCGGTGTCCGGGGGACGTCGGGCATCGAGACCGTCACGTACACCGACGGCTCGCCGACCGTGGCGAAGCTGTACAGCAAGGTGGCCGACGGGGTGCAGCGCATCCACACGCTGCGCTTCATGGCGCCGACCGTCATCGTCATGCACCCGCGGCGGTGGGCGTACCTGCTCGCCGCGACCGACAGCACCGGCCGGCCGCTCGTGACGCCGGAGGCGGGCAACCCGCAGAACGCGATCGCCACCCTCGGTGCGGTCGCCGCAGAGCAGGTCGTCGGCCAGATGCACGGCCTCCCGGTCGTCACCGACCCGTCGATGCCGACCACGCTCGGCGCGGGCACCAACCAGGACGTCATCCACGTCCTGCGCGCGTCCGACCTGCTCCTGTACGAGTCGGGCCTGCGCTCCCGGGTGCTTCCGGAGGTCGGTTCCGGCACGCTCACCGTCCGGCTCCAGGTCTACGGGTACCTGGCCTTCACGGCCGGTCGGTACCCGAAGAGCATCGTGGAGATCGGCGGCACCGGTCTGGTGGCACCTACCTTCTGA
- a CDS encoding YaaC family protein, which translates to MNLSGDELWRWLRGTRWKPPKAATADQERCETYVFALEQAEQMFRAAATVGPATQPLLIFYGLSQAGRAIMATAPVKGDQWRLVGHGISQDPKTFAGPLADVAVTTSKAGNRSSFVRLSQALDSPVWEDSAVPLGALWDCLPENRFSSLATVTNDRRTPLDVDERTLPGGDPNPHASVEVWDFPPWVASAGNADALKTYMKAFPGSEGFAYPWDGPSEAQEPAFSLDLDGWGGLTMHWHVPPGSNGSYEDRRTLIRAMTRPHGRARYLVPAVGSNTKSLHPLMTWWAVLHTLSMLARYEPAQWSKHIHIDSSQQAVPLESLLEKAISTLPTLIAYVLDELSGGELTSR; encoded by the coding sequence ATGAACTTGTCCGGAGACGAGCTTTGGAGATGGCTGCGCGGAACGCGCTGGAAGCCGCCGAAGGCCGCGACCGCAGACCAGGAGCGCTGCGAAACGTACGTGTTCGCCCTGGAACAGGCAGAGCAAATGTTCCGTGCCGCCGCCACCGTCGGCCCCGCCACTCAGCCACTCCTCATCTTCTACGGCCTGAGCCAGGCAGGCCGCGCCATCATGGCGACTGCGCCGGTAAAGGGCGACCAGTGGCGGCTCGTCGGTCACGGCATCAGCCAGGACCCCAAGACTTTCGCCGGCCCTCTCGCCGACGTCGCCGTCACGACGTCCAAGGCGGGCAACCGCAGCAGCTTCGTGCGGCTGTCCCAGGCACTCGACTCGCCAGTCTGGGAGGACTCCGCGGTCCCACTCGGTGCTCTGTGGGACTGCCTTCCGGAGAACCGCTTCTCGTCGCTGGCGACCGTCACGAACGACCGGCGCACGCCGCTGGATGTCGATGAGCGAACTCTGCCAGGCGGCGACCCTAACCCACATGCCAGCGTCGAGGTATGGGACTTCCCGCCGTGGGTCGCGTCTGCGGGAAATGCCGACGCGCTGAAGACCTACATGAAGGCGTTCCCCGGTTCCGAGGGGTTCGCGTATCCGTGGGATGGGCCATCGGAGGCACAGGAACCAGCCTTCTCCCTGGACCTCGACGGCTGGGGCGGGCTCACGATGCACTGGCACGTGCCGCCTGGAAGCAACGGCAGCTACGAAGACCGTCGTACGCTGATCCGCGCCATGACGAGGCCGCACGGGCGCGCTCGCTACCTGGTCCCGGCCGTCGGCAGCAACACCAAGAGCCTGCACCCACTCATGACATGGTGGGCTGTCCTGCACACCTTGTCGATGCTGGCCCGCTACGAGCCTGCACAGTGGAGCAAGCACATCCACATCGACTCCAGCCAGCAGGCCGTGCCGCTTGAGTCGCTCTTGGAGAAAGCGATCAGCACATTGCCAACGCTCATCGCCTACGTCCTGGACGAACTCTCCGGCGGAGAATTGACCAGCCGCTGA
- a CDS encoding phage tail tape measure protein — protein MATTAIVYALIGRDRASATFRQVGRSATRLASTSSKVGAAIKTSLAVGAVGVAALGAASLKAAGDFEKNMNRVEALSGATGKQLDKLRDQAKGFGKTTQYGAAQSADAMAQLATAGLDVNQIYGSMPAVLSLASSEQLNLTRAAEITTNVLTGYGMTIKEIPHAVDAMVKASVKANTSVDDLGEAFKYSGPIAHQAGIQFEEAVAATALMGNAGIKASMAGTALRGAITRLLSPTKKISTTLTDLGVSVATSDGKLRPLTSIVDQLAKKGATTGQIMTIFGQRAGPGMAALIQQGSAKLAGLTKELENSGGTADRISKIQMKGLKGEVTRLKNAWEGLMIEVGDTGLLTGATKALAGVTSGVRDLAGWVADDGIPKVKAFGSTVADMIPVEKIQDRVGQAKQLVGDFWSGLTGSKPAKAAKDLMGGLLDTSPHLGSSKTAAAPKGPALAPQPHYGVGQVAPTTGVQGPALKPMPHGGSGSVAPLVTPKVKPPKSLATQIGEQVRSAFTGGIKSVDWGKIGSTIGSGLASGLEKLANNAIKLTAAFGKLLAGIDWVGIGISLGKFVPSLLLGFIVGLLNFDMVGMLKGLASHWQDVLLAVLFVAFLPAKWAGAIGKLLGKIPFVGKLLTWGFEAFTKFSKSIVGWVGKSFKFLGSAFMTGLRRVFPGLGEALARELTLLPTRLGVWAVELGDLGLRGAHALGSGIAKGFGWVASKSGELIGYAVKPFAKAGGWLISKGWAVAKGFGSGIATGAKAVGGVAKTWIIDPVVGAFKSSGSWLISKGAAIVGGAKAGIVTGAKAVGGFAKTWVIDPIVGAFKSSGSWLYARGAAVVSGAKSGIVAGAKGVGGFAKTWMIDPVVGAFKSSGSWLVSKGGAIVSGAKSGIVAGAKGIGSWVVRNVVTPVTSTFAKAGTWLLEGGGALISGMKSGIVSGIKGIGKWIKSTLIDPVVNAVKDFFGIHSPSTVFAEIGGYLVSGLFKGLAATSGTAIAKKVFGDMPSALGSIVKKGILSITSLPGKAMSALGNLGGKLGGFFKDLFGGGGGGGSVGKGASQWTPQVAQVLSMLGVPATAIGPVLKRIEMESGGNPNAINLWDSNAKAGHPSQGLMQTIPGTFNAYAGPFKGRGITDPLANIYAGVNYAMHRYGAGWLSVMTRPGGYAQGTKGGLAPIGQTAWVGEKGAELMQVTPKGTRILSHKDSMAYAKTNGIKVPGYASGTVANAQAKVNQRRAELERAQERHYSVQAAKTRLAAAKAELANAKRRTTTDVANYIANGLKKTLTTGTAAAINSAVKSLNNRLQNAGANSMVAGNLKTSAKLQALAASKASVAAQITAAKQFAVDQAANISDFLGISGSTATSVDALIQQMKDQQKTASDFAGLAASLKARGASKDLLSQLAAAGPGSQLAGILGEGDVSNTVITQLNNLVASGNRLATNFGKSMADTMYDAGTQAGRGFLTGLQAQQAALQKQMESLADALVAAVKKKLKIKSPSGVFRDQVGKQVALGTAAGIAAHVPHVVATAQRMADAAAGVSTRRVVIPSPAAAVSRRPAEAGDVVINARVFIGDREITDIVRVEAEPVARKAAQAAVDKAAYRAKVGRQT, from the coding sequence GTGGCCACGACCGCGATCGTCTACGCGCTCATCGGCCGCGACCGGGCGTCCGCCACGTTCCGGCAGGTCGGCCGGTCTGCGACCCGGCTGGCGTCGACGTCGTCGAAGGTCGGCGCGGCCATCAAGACGTCTCTCGCGGTCGGCGCGGTCGGAGTTGCCGCGCTCGGTGCGGCCTCGCTGAAGGCCGCGGGCGACTTCGAGAAGAACATGAACCGGGTCGAGGCCCTGTCCGGCGCGACCGGCAAGCAGCTCGACAAGCTCCGCGACCAGGCCAAGGGTTTCGGGAAGACCACGCAGTATGGGGCCGCGCAGTCGGCGGACGCGATGGCGCAGCTCGCCACGGCCGGCCTGGACGTCAACCAGATCTACGGCTCGATGCCGGCCGTGCTGTCCCTGGCGTCGTCGGAGCAGCTCAACCTGACCCGCGCTGCGGAGATCACCACCAACGTCCTCACCGGCTACGGGATGACGATCAAGGAGATCCCGCACGCCGTCGACGCCATGGTGAAGGCCTCCGTCAAGGCCAACACGAGCGTCGACGACCTCGGCGAAGCCTTCAAGTACTCCGGTCCGATCGCGCACCAGGCGGGCATCCAGTTCGAGGAAGCCGTCGCCGCGACTGCCCTGATGGGCAACGCAGGCATCAAGGCGTCCATGGCCGGCACCGCGCTGCGCGGTGCGATCACGCGGCTGCTGTCGCCGACCAAGAAGATCTCGACGACGCTCACCGATCTCGGCGTCAGCGTCGCGACCTCCGACGGCAAGCTGCGGCCGCTCACCTCGATCGTCGACCAGCTCGCGAAGAAAGGCGCGACCACTGGCCAGATCATGACGATCTTCGGTCAGCGGGCTGGCCCCGGCATGGCCGCGCTGATCCAGCAGGGCTCGGCGAAGCTGGCCGGCCTGACGAAGGAGCTGGAGAACTCCGGCGGCACCGCCGACCGCATCTCGAAGATCCAGATGAAGGGTCTGAAGGGTGAGGTAACCAGGCTGAAGAACGCCTGGGAGGGCCTGATGATCGAGGTCGGCGACACCGGCCTGCTGACCGGCGCGACCAAGGCGCTCGCCGGGGTCACGTCGGGAGTCCGGGACCTCGCCGGGTGGGTCGCCGACGACGGTATCCCCAAGGTCAAGGCCTTCGGCAGCACCGTCGCCGACATGATCCCGGTCGAGAAGATCCAGGATCGCGTCGGCCAGGCCAAGCAGCTCGTCGGCGACTTCTGGAGCGGACTGACCGGGTCGAAGCCCGCGAAGGCCGCGAAGGACCTCATGGGGGGCCTGCTCGACACCTCCCCCCACCTGGGCTCCAGCAAGACGGCGGCGGCGCCGAAGGGTCCGGCCCTGGCCCCGCAGCCGCACTACGGCGTCGGGCAGGTCGCCCCAACCACCGGGGTACAGGGTCCGGCGCTCAAGCCGATGCCGCACGGCGGCTCCGGGTCGGTCGCCCCGCTCGTCACCCCGAAGGTCAAGCCGCCCAAGTCCCTCGCCACGCAGATCGGCGAGCAGGTGCGGTCCGCGTTCACCGGCGGCATCAAGAGCGTCGACTGGGGCAAGATCGGCTCGACGATCGGCAGCGGCCTGGCGTCCGGCCTGGAGAAGCTAGCCAACAATGCGATCAAGCTGACGGCCGCGTTCGGGAAGCTGCTCGCCGGGATCGACTGGGTCGGCATCGGCATCAGTTTGGGCAAGTTCGTCCCGTCGCTGCTGCTCGGCTTCATCGTCGGCCTTCTCAATTTCGACATGGTCGGCATGCTCAAGGGCCTCGCCAGCCACTGGCAGGACGTGCTCCTGGCCGTCCTGTTCGTCGCGTTCCTGCCCGCGAAGTGGGCGGGCGCGATCGGCAAACTCCTCGGGAAAATCCCCTTCGTCGGCAAGCTTCTGACCTGGGGATTCGAGGCCTTCACGAAGTTCTCGAAGTCGATCGTCGGCTGGGTCGGCAAGAGCTTCAAATTCCTCGGCTCCGCCTTCATGACGGGCCTGCGCCGCGTGTTCCCCGGGCTCGGCGAGGCCCTGGCCCGCGAGCTCACGCTCCTGCCCACACGCCTCGGCGTCTGGGCAGTCGAGCTCGGCGACCTGGGCCTGCGCGGAGCGCACGCCCTCGGCTCCGGCATCGCCAAGGGCTTCGGCTGGGTCGCTTCGAAGAGCGGCGAGCTGATCGGGTACGCCGTCAAGCCGTTCGCCAAGGCTGGCGGCTGGCTGATCTCCAAGGGCTGGGCGGTCGCCAAGGGATTCGGCTCCGGCATCGCCACCGGCGCGAAGGCCGTCGGTGGCGTGGCGAAGACGTGGATCATCGATCCGGTCGTCGGTGCCTTCAAGTCGTCCGGCTCCTGGCTGATCTCCAAGGGCGCGGCGATCGTCGGTGGTGCGAAGGCGGGCATCGTCACGGGCGCGAAGGCGGTCGGTGGCTTCGCCAAGACGTGGGTCATCGACCCCATCGTGGGGGCGTTCAAGTCGTCCGGGTCGTGGCTGTATGCGCGAGGCGCGGCCGTCGTATCGGGGGCCAAGTCCGGGATCGTCGCGGGCGCGAAGGGCGTCGGCGGCTTCGCCAAGACGTGGATGATCGATCCGGTCGTGGGCGCGTTCAAGTCGTCCGGGTCCTGGCTGGTCTCCAAGGGCGGGGCGATCGTCAGCGGTGCCAAGTCCGGCATCGTCGCCGGGGCGAAGGGCATCGGCTCCTGGGTCGTCAGAAACGTCGTCACCCCTGTCACCAGCACCTTCGCCAAGGCCGGTACGTGGCTGCTGGAGGGGGGCGGCGCCCTGATCTCCGGCATGAAGTCCGGGATCGTCTCCGGGATCAAGGGCATCGGAAAATGGATCAAGTCGACCCTGATCGACCCCGTCGTCAACGCGGTGAAGGACTTCTTCGGCATCCACTCGCCGTCCACCGTGTTCGCCGAGATCGGCGGCTACCTGGTCAGCGGCCTCTTCAAGGGCCTCGCCGCCACCTCCGGCACCGCCATCGCGAAGAAGGTCTTCGGCGACATGCCGTCCGCGCTCGGCTCCATCGTGAAGAAGGGCATCCTGTCCATCACGAGCCTGCCGGGCAAGGCGATGAGCGCGCTGGGGAACCTCGGCGGCAAGCTGGGCGGCTTCTTCAAGGACCTGTTCGGCGGCGGAGGAGGCGGCGGCAGCGTCGGCAAGGGTGCCTCACAGTGGACGCCTCAGGTAGCGCAGGTGCTGTCGATGCTGGGCGTGCCCGCTACCGCGATCGGGCCCGTGCTGAAACGGATCGAGATGGAGTCCGGCGGCAACCCGAACGCCATCAACCTCTGGGACTCCAACGCCAAGGCGGGCCACCCGTCGCAGGGCCTCATGCAGACGATCCCGGGCACGTTCAACGCCTACGCCGGCCCCTTCAAGGGGCGCGGCATCACCGACCCCCTCGCCAACATCTACGCCGGCGTCAACTACGCCATGCACCGCTACGGCGCGGGCTGGCTCAGCGTCATGACCCGGCCCGGCGGCTACGCCCAGGGCACCAAGGGCGGCCTGGCGCCGATCGGCCAGACGGCGTGGGTCGGTGAGAAGGGCGCCGAACTGATGCAGGTCACCCCGAAGGGGACCCGCATCTTGTCCCACAAGGACTCGATGGCCTACGCCAAGACCAACGGCATCAAGGTGCCCGGGTACGCCTCCGGTACCGTCGCCAACGCCCAGGCCAAGGTCAACCAGCGCCGGGCCGAACTGGAGCGCGCTCAGGAACGCCACTACAGCGTGCAGGCCGCGAAGACCCGACTGGCGGCTGCCAAGGCGGAGTTGGCCAACGCGAAGCGGCGCACGACGACCGACGTCGCGAACTACATCGCCAACGGGCTGAAGAAGACCCTGACCACCGGCACGGCGGCAGCGATCAACTCGGCGGTCAAGTCGCTGAACAACCGGTTGCAGAACGCCGGGGCCAACTCGATGGTCGCGGGCAACCTGAAGACGTCCGCGAAGCTTCAGGCCCTCGCCGCCAGCAAGGCGTCCGTCGCGGCGCAGATCACTGCCGCCAAGCAGTTCGCGGTGGACCAGGCCGCGAACATCAGCGACTTCCTCGGCATCAGCGGCTCGACGGCCACCTCGGTCGACGCCCTGATCCAGCAGATGAAGGACCAGCAGAAGACGGCCTCCGACTTCGCTGGGCTCGCCGCGTCACTGAAGGCGCGCGGGGCGTCGAAGGATCTCCTCTCGCAGCTCGCAGCCGCCGGGCCGGGCAGCCAGCTCGCCGGCATCCTCGGCGAGGGCGACGTCTCCAACACCGTCATCACCCAGCTCAACAACCTGGTCGCCTCCGGCAACAGGCTCGCGACGAACTTCGGCAAGTCGATGGCCGACACCATGTACGACGCGGGCACGCAGGCCGGGCGCGGTTTCCTCACCGGCCTCCAAGCCCAGCAGGCCGCGCTCCAGAAGCAGATGGAATCTCTCGCCGACGCGCTGGTCGCAGCGGTGAAGAAGAAGCTGAAGATCAAGTCGCCGTCGGGTGTCTTCCGCGACCAGGTCGGCAAGCAGGTCGCCCTCGGCACCGCGGCAGGCATCGCCGCGCACGTCCCGCACGTCGTGGCCACCGCCCAGCGGATGGCGGACGCCGCAGCCGGGGTCTCCACCCGCCGCGTCGTCATCCCGAGCCCTGCCGCAGCAGTGTCCCGGCGCCCCGCAGAGGCAGGCGATGTCGTCATCAACGCCCGTGTCTTCATCGGCGACCGGGAGATCACGGACATCGTGCGGGTCGAGGCGGAGCCGGTGGCCCGGAAGGCTGCTCAGGCCGCGGTCGACAAGGCCGCCTACCGGGCGAAGGTGGGGCGGCAGACATGA